One window from the genome of Candidatus Dormiibacterota bacterium encodes:
- a CDS encoding YbjN domain-containing protein — translation MNPDDVGDYMLPLEEALDDEGLLFTRDDDDDALRIAFKSEGDRYFIISYRDDPSFVMLGSGWALPAEIDVDDAVDVANGYNVRKKFVKTAVWEDQRDVLFTVELCVSSADEVRPHVGRLLDVLRETAAEFFDDLREDDDDD, via the coding sequence ATGAACCCGGACGACGTCGGCGATTACATGCTGCCGCTCGAAGAAGCGCTCGACGACGAAGGCCTGCTCTTCACCCGCGACGACGACGACGACGCGCTACGCATCGCCTTCAAAAGCGAAGGCGACCGCTACTTCATCATCAGCTATCGCGACGATCCGTCGTTCGTCATGCTCGGCTCGGGTTGGGCCCTCCCCGCCGAGATCGATGTAGACGACGCCGTCGATGTCGCCAACGGATACAACGTCCGCAAAAAATTCGTCAAGACCGCCGTGTGGGAAGACCAGCGCGACGTCCTCTTCACCGTAGAGCTCTGCGTCAGTTCGGCCGACGAAGTCCGCCCGCACGTCGGGCGCCTACTCGACGTACTCCGCGAAACCGCGGCCGAATTTTTCGACGATCTCCGCGAAGACGACGACGATGACTAG
- a CDS encoding gamma carbonic anhydrase family protein, whose product MVIAFRGKHPKIHPTAFVAPTAVLIGDVEVGEESSIWFGAVLRGDNGPIRIGARTSVQDNAVLHVTTLTQIDDDVTIGHAAIMEDCHVKRHALIGSNAVLLNGCVIGEGSLVAAGSVVGERVEIPDHVLAAGVPAKVKKPIEGEAATWIKIAAEEYVHLSRAYLAESIGTPAEHTEQS is encoded by the coding sequence ATGGTCATCGCATTCCGGGGCAAACACCCCAAGATCCATCCCACCGCGTTCGTCGCTCCCACCGCCGTCTTGATCGGCGACGTGGAAGTAGGCGAGGAATCGAGTATCTGGTTCGGCGCGGTTTTACGCGGCGACAACGGGCCGATCCGGATCGGTGCGCGTACCTCCGTGCAAGATAACGCCGTTCTCCACGTCACCACGCTCACGCAAATCGACGATGACGTAACGATCGGCCACGCTGCCATCATGGAAGATTGCCATGTGAAGCGCCACGCGCTCATCGGCAGCAACGCCGTGTTGCTGAACGGCTGCGTCATCGGCGAAGGTTCGCTCGTGGCGGCGGGCAGCGTCGTCGGAGAACGCGTGGAGATTCCCGACCACGTTCTCGCAGCCGGCGTTCCCGCGAAGGTCAAGAAGCCGATCGAAGGCGAGGCCGCAACCTGGATCAAAATCGCCGCCGAGGAGTACGTGCATCTTTCGCGTGCCTATCTCGCCGAGTCCATCGGAACCCCCGCAGAGCATACGGAGCAATCATGA
- a CDS encoding YncE family protein produces MPLIPISAPQAVTPGGGFDYVTVDPVRRRVYAAHGGAKALLVADADTGKVLGLVQVGPMAGVAVDPANGHVYTGNGRGQSVSEVDPVAMKVLRTVKVAGPVDAIAYDPTLKRIYADEDDGTRIFVIDTTTFKVIATVALPGHKPEYIQIDPQTHDVYQNISNLGEIAVIDPHTLKVARVFATPQLSNNHPLQYDERGHALIAAGENGTLAVYSRGGKLLHKIAYPGKVDQCSFDQSRGWLACAGRSLVLFSVAGSGTPKLLASRVVANGFHTTAIDPKTGNIWAVWGDRGTGKAFIQGFAYKPKA; encoded by the coding sequence ATGCCGTTGATCCCGATCTCAGCACCGCAGGCCGTTACGCCCGGCGGCGGATTCGATTACGTGACCGTCGACCCGGTCCGCCGGCGCGTCTACGCGGCCCACGGCGGCGCCAAGGCGCTGCTGGTTGCCGACGCGGATACGGGCAAGGTACTCGGCCTCGTGCAGGTCGGCCCGATGGCCGGGGTGGCCGTCGATCCGGCGAACGGGCACGTCTATACGGGCAACGGCCGCGGGCAGAGCGTGAGCGAGGTCGATCCGGTGGCCATGAAAGTGCTGCGAACCGTAAAGGTGGCGGGGCCCGTCGACGCCATCGCCTATGACCCGACCCTCAAGCGCATCTATGCCGACGAAGACGACGGGACGCGAATCTTCGTCATCGACACGACAACGTTCAAGGTGATCGCCACCGTGGCGCTGCCCGGGCACAAACCGGAGTACATACAGATCGATCCGCAAACGCACGACGTCTATCAGAACATTTCGAATCTCGGCGAGATTGCGGTGATCGATCCGCACACGCTCAAGGTTGCACGCGTCTTCGCAACGCCGCAGCTGAGCAACAATCATCCGCTCCAATACGATGAGCGGGGCCACGCGCTGATTGCCGCGGGTGAAAACGGTACGCTTGCGGTCTACAGTCGCGGCGGCAAGCTTTTACATAAGATCGCCTATCCCGGCAAGGTCGATCAATGCAGTTTCGACCAATCGCGCGGCTGGCTTGCATGCGCGGGTAGGAGCCTGGTGCTCTTCTCGGTCGCTGGGTCAGGTACGCCGAAGTTGCTGGCTTCTCGGGTCGTCGCGAACGGCTTCCATACGACCGCGATCGACCCGAAGACCGGCAACATCTGGGCCGTCTGGGGCGACCGCGGAACGGGCAAAGCATTTATTCAAGGATTCGCGTACAAACCGAAGGCCTAG
- a CDS encoding EAL domain-containing protein, translated as MSEASSARYLFELSTGSFRGSPELSELVGCDGRIYSRSEYLSYVVPDDLPLLGRSVNVAIQSASAYEVTYRLRSADHAQRYVKERGSFHHAGQERRAVLLEATIEACETRPDDAGAQSSDAIDALTGLLSRHAFLSKLESLLEDPSSRSGVALVFLDLDRFRLINDTLGHYIGDGILREIACRLSSVLKHDDLIARSGGDEFLIAVRSVSGSSDIRSIADGIRSAFVGAFVAGKERHVLTASIGISRFPLDGITVDDLLQGADAALYDAKQYGGGGVSLVTEGARLAAAERFCLELELQDAILNSELVMHYQPLWNFRSGAISGAEALVRWEHPRRGLVMPLEFIPIIEKNGPLMRQFGNWALDSVFSQLQAWQRLGVRTKVWLNVAPIQISDPGFVEEIISRLFECGIPPACIGIELTERTFIDRDDEAISVLEDLRGAGISIALDDFGIEYSSLNCAYRLPIDTIKIDRTFISGILSDQYDKSVVGAIMSIAAELKASITAEGVENIDQYHALREMGCHDFQGFLYAPALEPEEFFEKLQRSRAS; from the coding sequence ATGAGTGAGGCCTCGAGCGCGCGATATTTGTTCGAGCTTTCCACCGGCTCTTTTCGCGGGTCACCCGAACTCTCCGAACTCGTGGGGTGTGATGGGCGCATATACTCACGATCGGAGTATCTTTCGTACGTCGTCCCCGACGATCTCCCGCTACTAGGGCGCAGCGTCAACGTCGCGATTCAAAGCGCCTCTGCGTACGAAGTGACCTATCGTCTGCGATCCGCGGATCATGCGCAAAGGTATGTGAAAGAGCGCGGGAGCTTTCACCATGCCGGTCAAGAACGCCGAGCGGTCTTGTTGGAAGCCACCATCGAAGCCTGCGAGACTCGGCCGGATGATGCCGGCGCGCAATCGTCCGATGCGATCGATGCGCTCACCGGCCTCCTCTCGCGTCACGCCTTCCTTAGCAAACTCGAAAGCTTACTGGAGGACCCGTCCTCGCGCTCCGGCGTCGCGCTCGTATTCCTCGACTTGGATCGCTTTAGGCTGATTAACGACACGCTCGGTCACTACATAGGAGACGGCATCCTGCGCGAAATTGCATGTCGGCTCTCAAGCGTTCTGAAGCACGACGACCTCATCGCGCGTTCGGGCGGGGATGAATTTCTCATCGCCGTGCGCAGCGTATCGGGCTCATCGGACATCCGATCTATCGCTGACGGCATACGCAGTGCTTTCGTGGGGGCCTTCGTAGCGGGAAAAGAGCGGCACGTCTTGACGGCGAGCATTGGGATCAGCCGCTTCCCGTTGGATGGAATTACGGTTGACGACCTATTGCAAGGCGCTGATGCGGCACTCTACGACGCGAAGCAGTATGGCGGCGGCGGCGTATCGCTGGTAACCGAGGGGGCGCGCTTAGCCGCTGCGGAGCGCTTTTGCCTGGAACTCGAGTTGCAGGATGCGATCCTGAACTCCGAGCTGGTCATGCATTACCAACCGCTGTGGAATTTTCGGAGCGGCGCAATCAGCGGTGCCGAAGCGCTGGTTCGATGGGAGCATCCGCGCCGGGGTTTGGTCATGCCGTTAGAATTTATCCCGATCATCGAAAAGAACGGTCCGCTGATGCGGCAGTTCGGCAATTGGGCTCTCGATAGCGTCTTTTCGCAGCTGCAGGCATGGCAACGGTTGGGAGTACGCACGAAGGTTTGGCTGAACGTCGCACCCATACAGATCAGCGACCCCGGCTTCGTGGAGGAGATCATTTCGCGGCTCTTCGAATGTGGGATCCCACCGGCTTGCATCGGAATCGAGCTGACGGAACGAACGTTCATCGATCGTGACGACGAAGCCATTTCTGTGCTCGAAGACCTCCGAGGTGCGGGCATTTCGATCGCTCTCGACGATTTCGGCATTGAATATTCGTCCCTCAACTGTGCGTACCGGCTTCCGATCGACACGATCAAAATCGATCGCACGTTCATTTCCGGCATTTTGAGCGACCAATACGATAAGTCCGTTGTCGGGGCGATTATGAGCATCGCGGCGGAACTCAAGGCGAGTATCACGGCTGAAGGCGTAGAAAACATCGATCAATATCACGCGCTTCGCGAAATGGGATGCCACGATTTCCAGGGATTTCTGTACGCGCCGGCGTTGGAGCCGGAGGAATTTTTCGAGAAGTTGCAACGCTCCCGCGCAAGCTAG